GTCCTTCAAAGCCTGGCCCAGCTTGATCTCCGAATCCCCGTACCCTCGGCTGGTGTCGATGTACCGCATTCCGGAATCGATGGCGTGGCGGATCAGCGCCACAGCCTCGTCTATGTCCTCGGGCAGACGCATTGCGCCGATGTTGCCGCGGGGGACTTCAAAACCGGATCGTTGGCCGAATTTCCTGAGTTCCATGTACCGTCCCTTAGGTCGATTGAGCGCGCTTCAGCCGCTCGGGTATGGGCATATAGGCCATCTCCCCCCGGCTTGTCGATACGGAATCAGCCCAGTTTGTCTCCTGGCGCCACGTGGGGCGAGTCATCCGGGGCGATCAGAATCACGGGGCCGCCGGCGCTGTAGACCCCAAGCGTGAGCACTTCGCTGCGATAGCCAGCGATCCGTCGCGGCGGGAAATTGACGACTCCCATGACGAGGCGTCCAACCAGGTCCTCGGGCGCGTAGGCGTCCGTAATCTGGGCACTGGACTGCCTGATTCCAATCTCCTCACCGAAATCGATCCGAAGGCGGTAGGCAGGCTTGCGGGCGCCTTCGAAAACAGTCGCCTCCAGCACACGGCCGACTCGGATGTCCAGATTCATGAAATCGTCGAACGTGGCCGTCATCTCGAAAGCCTCCCGGAGGGTGAAGTAGAATCGGGCCGGTCGATGTGACCGGCCCGACTCTGTCGTGGGGGTATTGATGGGGGATCCCGGTTACGGCATCAAGACCAGTTCCTCGAAGATGAACTCTTCAAGCGAGATCGCCTTGTTGAGGTCGTCCTGATCGTTGAAGTTCAGAATGTCGAAGGCCACCAACGCACGGGCGTTGCCGGTCGCGTTCTTCGGCATCACGAGGTACGCGTCGTAGGCGCGCGCGCCGTCGATGGGCGATTCCGGGCCGCCGTTCTCACTCGAGATGTTGACCACTGCAGCGAGATTCGCAGCGCTCGAGTTGATGCGCAGGCGGAACTCCGGAACGGTTTCGGGATTTGTGGAGGCCGACTTGACGAGGAATCGGGCGCGATAGATCTTGCCCGCTTCGAGCGTCACGCCGGTATCCTTGAACCAGAAGCCGAACGTATTCGTGTCCGTCGCGGCGAGATCCAGCGAACCGCTGGCTCCGGTGCCGGCCGCGGGCGGGGTGAAGCGCTCGGGCCAGCCGCTGAAAACCCAGCCGTTCGTTCCCGCTGCGAAGCGATCGTCGATGAACGTGCGAGCGACAGAGAGACGATCCATGTCGATCGGACGAACGTCGATGCCCTGCAGACGGAACTCTGCATCCTGAGCAAACTGCGAATCGAAGTTCAGCATGTCCATCGAGAGGAACCACTGGCGTTCCAGCAAGCTCGCCGATTCCATCTCGACCGGTGCCGTCATCACGAACGTGTACTCGAAGCCGTCCGTCGTCGGACTGAAAGTTCCGCCGTTGTAGGAGTCGACCACGAGGCAATTGCCCTTCGCGAAGTTACGCAGGTTTGTACGCAGGCGAAGCGTTGGAATCTCCGAACGGTTTTCAATGTTCGTCGCAACGCGGACGCGCACTTCATACAACGTGTCCGGATCGCCGGTGAAGGAATCCTGCGGCAACGCGACATAGCCAAACGTGTTGTTGCTGGCGGAAACGATCGCAGGCTGGCCCAGTTCATTGATGCGGCCGCTCGTGATGTCGAACATCTCCATTCCGCCGGTCGTGACACTTGCGTGGCGAGTGATCACGTTGGCAATCAGTTCGCCGTCCTGGATGTGTACCTGGATGTTCACCAGGTCGCCGATGGCCAGATCCGCGAACTCGATCGCATCGCCTTGATGCTCGCGAATCACGGTCTGCTCGACGGCCTGGACGGTGCGTCCGTTGGCAACGAGCGTCAACGCCTCGCGATCGATGTCCTGGATGACCGTCAGGCGAACGTCGATCGTGATGGCCGTGACGACGCCGCCTTCGTCTTCCGTTCCGCGAACGCGGACGTAGTCACCGATGTTCAGATCGGCCATGGCGATGGGCTCGCCATCGAATCCATGGATGACAGTATCAGCATCCACGATCACCGGCGTCGCGCCGACGGTCATAGTGCCGCTGGTTCCGAAATCCGTGATGAAATCACGCAACACGACGGTCCGCGGATCGTCATCGCCGGGGCCGGGGTTCTCCTCCTGCACCTTGATCAACTGAGCAACGAGAACGCCAGTCGAGGCACGCTGTCCGGCGACATCGACAAGCTGACCGACTTGGAGATCAGCGAAGTTGAGCGGCTCGCCCTTGCGGCTGATGATCTGCGTGGCTTCAACAACCTGCACGGTCGTCTCGCCAATCAGGAGTGTCTTTGCGGCAGCGTCGATGGAGACGATACGCCCGCGAATATGATCCGGCTGTGCGGGCGGTGCCACGGGTTCGAGCAGACGAAGCTCGCACGCAGAGATCGCCGCCTCGGACGTCAGCCAACCAACGACGCGGAAGTCCGCACCGACAGTCAGATCGCCGAAGGTGATGGGATTGCGCTCCGAATCGAGCAACACGGTGTCTGGATTGATCACGACGAGGATGCCGTCGGAATCGATCGCCATGTTGGATTCATCGATCGAGTCGATCGTGCCGAAGTAGATCGAGTTCTGCGGGCAGGGCTCGCCGGGCTCGCCGGCGAGGCGAACAACGACATTCGCCATGATGTTGCCGGCTCCATCCAGGCAGCCTTCAACGTGGACCCAGTCGCCGATCTGGAAGTCGGAGATTTCGAGAGGTTCGTTCGTCTCGTGATCGATCAGGCGCGTATCCCAGGCGATCAGAACGTTCTCCTCGCCGACGATCATGCCGCCGACAAGATTGTCCTGCGTCGTCACCAGGAAGTCCATAATCGGCCCGTTCAGATGAACTTCCGGGCAGATCGGATCTTCAAGCTCGATCTCGAAAGCGACGATGTAGTTGGTTCCGGGATTCACGACGCCTCGAACGGTCACAAACATACCGACCTGCAGATCGCCGAACTCCAGCAGTCCGCCGTTCGGGCCAATGATCGCCGTCTCGGGAGTCACCTGAACAGGTCGGCCGGCCACGACAAGGCGCCCTTCGTTCGGATTGATGCGCGAGATGTTACCGCTGATTTCGACTTCGCGCGGTTCGGGATTCGGAAGGATCTGGATGAAGTGCGCGAGCACCGAATCGTCATCCAGTACGACACCGCCGACGTGGACGAATTGCTCGACTGCGAGAGCGTCGAAGCCCACTAGGTTGCCTTCCGGATCGTGGATTTCCGTCCTGTCGGTTGTGCGGATGAAGTGCCCCTGCACAACAAGCGTATTGGAAGTCGTGTCGAGCTCTTCGACGACGCCTTCGAGTTGAATGGGTTCGCAGGGAATGTCTTCGCGATCAAGCAACGTGACCGTCTCTGCGACCAATCGCAGATTCTGGAGGTTGAAGTCTGATGCGCTGTTGAGCGACAGGTAGGCGTTGATGCGAACGATGTCGCCGGGGAAGAGATCGGCCATGCCGAAATCACTGCGCTCGCGTCCGTCGATGAACTCGGTCTCGTTCGAGATCGAGATCGGAATCCGGTTCACGATGAGGAGGTTCTGTTCGAAGTCGACGAAGTTGACGCGGCCCTCGATGACGAGACCGTCGCCCGGTTCGCCGAATACGAGAACAAAGCGCGCCTCGACGGCTCCATCCGTCGAATCCAGAATGGTGAGACCGGCCACGGCGACGCGGTCGCCAACGGCCAGGTCGGAGAACTCCAGCGGATCGCCGCGGAAGTTGAAGATGCGCGTCTGGTCGTTCAGAACGATCGGACGACCGTCGACCATCATGGCTGTACGGCCGGTCGCCAGCGACTCGATCTGTCCATGAACGATGATCGGTTCGCCGACCGGAGGCCGAGGATCTTCTACGATGATCAGGTGAGCGAAGAAGACACCATCAGCCTGCCATTCGCCCTCTGCGCACGCATGCATGTCGGTGGTGAGATCAGAGAAGGGGATCGGGTTGTTCGCCGCATCGACAATTTGTGTATCGGGGCCGATCATCACAACGATGTCGTTGATGGTCAGGCTGCCGGTGCTGTCGATCGCCGTAATCGGTCCGCAAACATGCTGCGGGGGAACTTCGCCGAACACGTGGATTTCCTGAGCCAGCATTTGGTGCATGTTCGGATCCGTCGTGCCGGCAGGATCGGTCGCGGGAAGTTCCTCTCCGATGGCCTCAACCAGTAGTCCCTCGCTCAAGTCGGAGAACGGCAAATTGTTGCCGTTGGCATCGACGATCAGGGTCTGGTTGTTGATCTGAACGGCCCAATCCAGCATGTAGATCACATGGTTGGTTGATTCGATGCGCTCAATCGGTCCTGCGATATGAATGAGCGGCGGTTCGTCGCTGCGGATGAAGATCTGGTTGGCCACAAACT
This genomic stretch from bacterium harbors:
- a CDS encoding tRNA-binding protein codes for the protein MTATFDDFMNLDIRVGRVLEATVFEGARKPAYRLRIDFGEEIGIRQSSAQITDAYAPEDLVGRLVMGVVNFPPRRIAGYRSEVLTLGVYSAGGPVILIAPDDSPHVAPGDKLG